From Homo sapiens chromosome 6, GRCh38.p14 Primary Assembly, the proteins below share one genomic window:
- the COL11A2 gene encoding collagen alpha-2(XI) chain isoform 4 precursor (isoform 4 precursor is encoded by transcript variant 4) yields the protein MERCSRCHRLLLLLPLVLGLSAAPGWAGAPPVDVLRALRFPSLPDGVRRAKGICPADVAYRVARPAQLSAPTRQLFPGGFPKDFSLLTVVRTRPGLQAPLLTLYSAQGVRQLGLELGRPVRFLYEDQTGRPQPPSQPVFRGLSLADGKWHRVAVAVKGQSVTLIVDCKKRVTRPLPRSARPVLDTHGVIIFGARILDEEVFEGDVQELAIVPGVQAAYESCEQKELECEGGQRERPQNQQPHRAQRSPQQQPSRLHRPQNQEPQSQVRELGEPPSAAHPREGRHPGISPP from the exons ATGGAGCGGTGCAGCCGCTGCCatcgcctcctcctcctcctacctcTGGTGCTGGGGCTGAGCGCGGCCCCAGGCTGGGCAG GTGCACCCCCTGTGGATGTGCTCCGGGCCCTGAGgttcccctccctccctgatgGTGTCCGGAGAGCGAAAGGCATCTGTCCAGCTGATGTGGCCTACCGAGTGGCACGACCTGCCCAGCTCAGTGCACCCACTCGCCAGCTTTTCCCAG GAGGATTTCCCAAAGATTTCTCTCTGCTGACTGTTGTCCGGACCCGCCCTGGTCTCCAAGCTCCCCTCCTGACTCTCTACAGTGCCCAGGGTGTCCGACAGCTGGGCCTGGAGCTGGGCCGACCTGTCCGCTTCCTGTATGAAGACCAGACTGGGCGGCCTCAACCTCCCTCTCAGCCAGTCTTCCGAGGCCTCAGCCTAGCAGATGGCAA GTGGCACcgtgtggctgtggctgtgaaGGGCCAGTCTGTCACCCTCATTGTTGACTGCAAGAAGCGAGTCACCCGGCCTCTCCCCCGAAGTGCTCGTCCAGTATTGGACACCCATGGAGTGATCATCTTTGGTGCCCGTATTCTGGATGAAGAAGTCTTTGAG GGTGATGTCCAGGAGCTGGCCATTGTCCCAGGGGTCCAGGCAGCCTATGAATCATGTGAACAGAAGGAGCTGGAATGCGAGGGGGGCCAGAGGGAAAGACCCCAAAACCAACAGCCTCACAGAGCCCAGAGATCTCCACAGCAGCAACCATCAAGACTTCACAGGCCACAAAATCAGGAACCCCAGAGCCAGGTGAGGGAGCTGGGAGAACCCCCAAGTGCAGCACACCCCAGAGAGGGAAGACACCCAGGCATCTCTCCTCCTTAG
- the RXRB gene encoding retinoic acid receptor RXR-beta isoform X1, whose protein sequence is MPQGSVGRWGCEKKCIVGSRPGGGGDGPGWIPQRRRRRRWQAENNKPRSRSQGRLDGTGWATAGGINSTVSLPGGGSGPPEDVKPPVLGVRGLHCPPPPGGPGAGKRLCAICGDRSSGKHYGVYSCEGCKGFFKRTIRKDLTYSCRDNKDCTVDKRQRNRCQYCRYQKCLATGMKREAVQEERQRGKDKDGDGEGAGGAPEEMPVDRILEAELAVEQKSDQGVEGPGGTGGSGSSPNDPVTNICQAADKQLFTLVEWAKRIPHFSSLPLDDQVILLRAGWNELLIASFSHRSIDVRDGILLATGLHVHRNSAHSAGVGAIFDRSLSRVLTELVSKMRDMRMDKTELGCLRAIILFNPDAKGLSNPSEVEVLREKVYASLETYCKQKYPEQQGRFAKLLLRLPALRSIGLKCLEHLFFFKLIGDTPIDTFLMEMLEAPHQLA, encoded by the exons ATGCCGCAGGGCAGTGTGGGCCGGTGGGGGTGCGAAAAGAAATGCATTGTGGGGTCGCGTCCCGGTGGCGGCGGCGACGGCCCTGGCTGGATCccgcagcggcggcggcggcggcggtggcagGCGGAGAACAACAAACCCCGGAGCCGGAGCCAGGGGAGGCTGGACGGGACGGGATGGGCGACAGCGGGCGGG ATTAACTCAACAGTGTCACTCCCTGGGGGTGGGTCTGGCCCCCCTGAAGATGTGAAGCCACCAGTCTTAGGGGTCCGGGGCCTGCACTGTCCACCCCCTCCAGGTGGCCCTGGGGCTGGCAAACGGCTATGTGCAATCTGCGGGGACAGAAGCTCAG GCAAACACTACGGGGTTTACAGCTGTGAGGGTTGCAAGGGCTTCTTCAAACGCACCATCCGCAAAGACCTTACATACTCTTGCCGGGACAACAAAGACTGCACAGTGGACAAGCGCCAGCGGAACCGCTGTCAGTACTGCCGCTATCAGAAGTGCCTGGCCACTGGCATGAAGAGGGAGG CGGTACAGGAGGAGCGTCAGCGGGGAAAGGACaaggatggggatggggagggggctgggggagccCCCGAGGAGATGCCTGTGGACAGgatcctggaggcagagcttgctgtggAACAGAAGAGTGACCAGGGCGTTGAGGGTCCTGGGGGAACCGGGGGTAGCGGCAGCAGC CCAAATGACCCTGTGACTAACATCTGTCAGGCAGCTGACAAACAGCTATTCACGCTTGTTGAGTGGGCGAAGAGGATCCCACACTTTTCCTCCTTGCCTCTGGATGATCAGGTCATATTGCTGCGGGCAG gctggaatgaactCCTCATTGCCTCCTTCTCACACCGATCCATTGATGTTCGAGATGGCATCCTCCTTGCCACAGGTCTTCACGTGCACCGCAACTCAGCCCATTCAGCAGGAGTAGGAGCCATCTTTGATCG GTCCCTCTCCAGGGTGCTGACAGAGCTAGTGTCCAAAATGCGTGACATGAGGATGGACAAGACAGAGCTTGGCTGCCTGAGGGCAATCATTCTGTTTAATCCAG ATGCCAAGGGCCTCTCCAACCCTAGTGAGGTGGAGGTCCTGCGGGAGAAAGTGTATGCATCACTGGAGACCTACTGCAAACAGAAGTACCCTGAGCAGCAGGGACG gtTTGCCAAGCTGCTGCTACGTCTTCCTGCCCTCCGGTCCATTGGCCTTAAGTGTCTAGAGCATCTGTTTTTCTTCAAGCTCATTGGTGACACCCCCATCGACACCTTCCTCATGGAGATGCTTGAGGCTCCCCATCAACTGGCCTGA
- the RXRB gene encoding retinoic acid receptor RXR-beta isoform 2 (isoform 2 is encoded by transcript variant 2) — MSWAARPPFLPQRHAAGQCGPVGVRKEMHCGVASRWRRRRPWLDPAAAAAAAVAGGEQQTPEPEPGEAGRDGMGDSGRDSRSPDSSSPNPLPQGVPPPSPPGPPLPPSTAPSLGGSGAPPPPPMPPPPLGSPFPVISSSMGSPGLPPPAPPGFSGPVSSPQINSTVSLPGGGSGPPEDVKPPVLGVRGLHCPPPPGGPGAGKRLCAICGDRSSGKHYGVYSCEGCKGFFKRTIRKDLTYSCRDNKDCTVDKRQRNRCQYCRYQKCLATGMKREAVQEERQRGKDKDGDGEGAGGAPEEMPVDRILEAELAVEQKSDQGVEGPGGTGGSGSSPNDPVTNICQAADKQLFTLVEWAKRIPHFSSLPLDDQVILLRAGWNELLIASFSHRSIDVRDGILLATGLHVHRNSAHSAGVGAIFDRVLTELVSKMRDMRMDKTELGCLRAIILFNPDAKGLSNPSEVEVLREKVYASLETYCKQKYPEQQGRFAKLLLRLPALRSIGLKCLEHLFFFKLIGDTPIDTFLMEMLEAPHQLA; from the exons ATGTCTTGGGCCGCTCGCCCGCCCTTCCTCCCTCAGCGGCATGCCGCAGGGCAGTGTGGGCCGGTGGGGGTGCGAAAAGAAATGCATTGTGGGGTCGCGTCCCGGTGGCGGCGGCGACGGCCCTGGCTGGATCccgcagcggcggcggcggcggcggtggcagGCGGAGAACAACAAACCCCGGAGCCGGAGCCAGGGGAGGCTGGACGGGACGGGATGGGCGACAGCGGGCGGG ACTCCCGAAGCCCAGACAGCTCCTCCCCAAATCCCCTTCCCCAGGGagtccctcccccttctcctcctgggCCACCCCTACCCCCTTCAACAGCTCCATCCCTTGGAGGCTCTggggccccacccccacccccgatGCCACCACCCCCACTGGGCTCTCCCTTTCCAGTCATCAGTTCTTCCATGGGGTCCCCTGGTCTGCCCCCTCCAGCTCCCCCAGGATTCTCCGGGCCTGTCAGCAGCCCCCAG ATTAACTCAACAGTGTCACTCCCTGGGGGTGGGTCTGGCCCCCCTGAAGATGTGAAGCCACCAGTCTTAGGGGTCCGGGGCCTGCACTGTCCACCCCCTCCAGGTGGCCCTGGGGCTGGCAAACGGCTATGTGCAATCTGCGGGGACAGAAGCTCAG GCAAACACTACGGGGTTTACAGCTGTGAGGGTTGCAAGGGCTTCTTCAAACGCACCATCCGCAAAGACCTTACATACTCTTGCCGGGACAACAAAGACTGCACAGTGGACAAGCGCCAGCGGAACCGCTGTCAGTACTGCCGCTATCAGAAGTGCCTGGCCACTGGCATGAAGAGGGAGG CGGTACAGGAGGAGCGTCAGCGGGGAAAGGACaaggatggggatggggagggggctgggggagccCCCGAGGAGATGCCTGTGGACAGgatcctggaggcagagcttgctgtggAACAGAAGAGTGACCAGGGCGTTGAGGGTCCTGGGGGAACCGGGGGTAGCGGCAGCAGC CCAAATGACCCTGTGACTAACATCTGTCAGGCAGCTGACAAACAGCTATTCACGCTTGTTGAGTGGGCGAAGAGGATCCCACACTTTTCCTCCTTGCCTCTGGATGATCAGGTCATATTGCTGCGGGCAG gctggaatgaactCCTCATTGCCTCCTTCTCACACCGATCCATTGATGTTCGAGATGGCATCCTCCTTGCCACAGGTCTTCACGTGCACCGCAACTCAGCCCATTCAGCAGGAGTAGGAGCCATCTTTGATCG GGTGCTGACAGAGCTAGTGTCCAAAATGCGTGACATGAGGATGGACAAGACAGAGCTTGGCTGCCTGAGGGCAATCATTCTGTTTAATCCAG ATGCCAAGGGCCTCTCCAACCCTAGTGAGGTGGAGGTCCTGCGGGAGAAAGTGTATGCATCACTGGAGACCTACTGCAAACAGAAGTACCCTGAGCAGCAGGGACG gtTTGCCAAGCTGCTGCTACGTCTTCCTGCCCTCCGGTCCATTGGCCTTAAGTGTCTAGAGCATCTGTTTTTCTTCAAGCTCATTGGTGACACCCCCATCGACACCTTCCTCATGGAGATGCTTGAGGCTCCCCATCAACTGGCCTGA
- the RXRB gene encoding retinoic acid receptor RXR-beta isoform 1 (isoform 1 is encoded by transcript variant 1), with product MSWAARPPFLPQRHAAGQCGPVGVRKEMHCGVASRWRRRRPWLDPAAAAAAAVAGGEQQTPEPEPGEAGRDGMGDSGRDSRSPDSSSPNPLPQGVPPPSPPGPPLPPSTAPSLGGSGAPPPPPMPPPPLGSPFPVISSSMGSPGLPPPAPPGFSGPVSSPQINSTVSLPGGGSGPPEDVKPPVLGVRGLHCPPPPGGPGAGKRLCAICGDRSSGKHYGVYSCEGCKGFFKRTIRKDLTYSCRDNKDCTVDKRQRNRCQYCRYQKCLATGMKREAVQEERQRGKDKDGDGEGAGGAPEEMPVDRILEAELAVEQKSDQGVEGPGGTGGSGSSPNDPVTNICQAADKQLFTLVEWAKRIPHFSSLPLDDQVILLRAGWNELLIASFSHRSIDVRDGILLATGLHVHRNSAHSAGVGAIFDRSLSRVLTELVSKMRDMRMDKTELGCLRAIILFNPDAKGLSNPSEVEVLREKVYASLETYCKQKYPEQQGRFAKLLLRLPALRSIGLKCLEHLFFFKLIGDTPIDTFLMEMLEAPHQLA from the exons ATGTCTTGGGCCGCTCGCCCGCCCTTCCTCCCTCAGCGGCATGCCGCAGGGCAGTGTGGGCCGGTGGGGGTGCGAAAAGAAATGCATTGTGGGGTCGCGTCCCGGTGGCGGCGGCGACGGCCCTGGCTGGATCccgcagcggcggcggcggcggcggtggcagGCGGAGAACAACAAACCCCGGAGCCGGAGCCAGGGGAGGCTGGACGGGACGGGATGGGCGACAGCGGGCGGG ACTCCCGAAGCCCAGACAGCTCCTCCCCAAATCCCCTTCCCCAGGGagtccctcccccttctcctcctgggCCACCCCTACCCCCTTCAACAGCTCCATCCCTTGGAGGCTCTggggccccacccccacccccgatGCCACCACCCCCACTGGGCTCTCCCTTTCCAGTCATCAGTTCTTCCATGGGGTCCCCTGGTCTGCCCCCTCCAGCTCCCCCAGGATTCTCCGGGCCTGTCAGCAGCCCCCAG ATTAACTCAACAGTGTCACTCCCTGGGGGTGGGTCTGGCCCCCCTGAAGATGTGAAGCCACCAGTCTTAGGGGTCCGGGGCCTGCACTGTCCACCCCCTCCAGGTGGCCCTGGGGCTGGCAAACGGCTATGTGCAATCTGCGGGGACAGAAGCTCAG GCAAACACTACGGGGTTTACAGCTGTGAGGGTTGCAAGGGCTTCTTCAAACGCACCATCCGCAAAGACCTTACATACTCTTGCCGGGACAACAAAGACTGCACAGTGGACAAGCGCCAGCGGAACCGCTGTCAGTACTGCCGCTATCAGAAGTGCCTGGCCACTGGCATGAAGAGGGAGG CGGTACAGGAGGAGCGTCAGCGGGGAAAGGACaaggatggggatggggagggggctgggggagccCCCGAGGAGATGCCTGTGGACAGgatcctggaggcagagcttgctgtggAACAGAAGAGTGACCAGGGCGTTGAGGGTCCTGGGGGAACCGGGGGTAGCGGCAGCAGC CCAAATGACCCTGTGACTAACATCTGTCAGGCAGCTGACAAACAGCTATTCACGCTTGTTGAGTGGGCGAAGAGGATCCCACACTTTTCCTCCTTGCCTCTGGATGATCAGGTCATATTGCTGCGGGCAG gctggaatgaactCCTCATTGCCTCCTTCTCACACCGATCCATTGATGTTCGAGATGGCATCCTCCTTGCCACAGGTCTTCACGTGCACCGCAACTCAGCCCATTCAGCAGGAGTAGGAGCCATCTTTGATCG GTCCCTCTCCAGGGTGCTGACAGAGCTAGTGTCCAAAATGCGTGACATGAGGATGGACAAGACAGAGCTTGGCTGCCTGAGGGCAATCATTCTGTTTAATCCAG ATGCCAAGGGCCTCTCCAACCCTAGTGAGGTGGAGGTCCTGCGGGAGAAAGTGTATGCATCACTGGAGACCTACTGCAAACAGAAGTACCCTGAGCAGCAGGGACG gtTTGCCAAGCTGCTGCTACGTCTTCCTGCCCTCCGGTCCATTGGCCTTAAGTGTCTAGAGCATCTGTTTTTCTTCAAGCTCATTGGTGACACCCCCATCGACACCTTCCTCATGGAGATGCTTGAGGCTCCCCATCAACTGGCCTGA
- the RXRB gene encoding retinoic acid receptor RXR-beta isoform X3: MKREAVQEERQRGKDKDGDGEGAGGAPEEMPVDRILEAELAVEQKSDQGVEGPGGTGGSGSSPNDPVTNICQAADKQLFTLVEWAKRIPHFSSLPLDDQVILLRAGWNELLIASFSHRSIDVRDGILLATGLHVHRNSAHSAGVGAIFDRSLSRVLTELVSKMRDMRMDKTELGCLRAIILFNPDAKGLSNPSEVEVLREKVYASLETYCKQKYPEQQGRFAKLLLRLPALRSIGLKCLEHLFFFKLIGDTPIDTFLMEMLEAPHQLA, encoded by the exons ATGAAGAGGGAGG CGGTACAGGAGGAGCGTCAGCGGGGAAAGGACaaggatggggatggggagggggctgggggagccCCCGAGGAGATGCCTGTGGACAGgatcctggaggcagagcttgctgtggAACAGAAGAGTGACCAGGGCGTTGAGGGTCCTGGGGGAACCGGGGGTAGCGGCAGCAGC CCAAATGACCCTGTGACTAACATCTGTCAGGCAGCTGACAAACAGCTATTCACGCTTGTTGAGTGGGCGAAGAGGATCCCACACTTTTCCTCCTTGCCTCTGGATGATCAGGTCATATTGCTGCGGGCAG gctggaatgaactCCTCATTGCCTCCTTCTCACACCGATCCATTGATGTTCGAGATGGCATCCTCCTTGCCACAGGTCTTCACGTGCACCGCAACTCAGCCCATTCAGCAGGAGTAGGAGCCATCTTTGATCG GTCCCTCTCCAGGGTGCTGACAGAGCTAGTGTCCAAAATGCGTGACATGAGGATGGACAAGACAGAGCTTGGCTGCCTGAGGGCAATCATTCTGTTTAATCCAG ATGCCAAGGGCCTCTCCAACCCTAGTGAGGTGGAGGTCCTGCGGGAGAAAGTGTATGCATCACTGGAGACCTACTGCAAACAGAAGTACCCTGAGCAGCAGGGACG gtTTGCCAAGCTGCTGCTACGTCTTCCTGCCCTCCGGTCCATTGGCCTTAAGTGTCTAGAGCATCTGTTTTTCTTCAAGCTCATTGGTGACACCCCCATCGACACCTTCCTCATGGAGATGCTTGAGGCTCCCCATCAACTGGCCTGA
- the RXRB gene encoding retinoic acid receptor RXR-beta isoform X2, whose translation MPQGSVGRWGCEKKCIVGSRPGGGGDGPGWIPQRRRRRRWQAENNKPRSRSQGRLDGTGWATAGGINSTVSLPGGGSGPPEDVKPPVLGVRGLHCPPPPGGPGAGKRLCAICGDRSSGKHYGVYSCEGCKGFFKRTIRKDLTYSCRDNKDCTVDKRQRNRCQYCRYQKCLATGMKREAVQEERQRGKDKDGDGEGAGGAPEEMPVDRILEAELAVEQKSDQGVEGPGGTGGSGSSPNDPVTNICQAADKQLFTLVEWAKRIPHFSSLPLDDQVILLRAGWNELLIASFSHRSIDVRDGILLATGLHVHRNSAHSAGVGAIFDRVLTELVSKMRDMRMDKTELGCLRAIILFNPDAKGLSNPSEVEVLREKVYASLETYCKQKYPEQQGRFAKLLLRLPALRSIGLKCLEHLFFFKLIGDTPIDTFLMEMLEAPHQLA comes from the exons ATGCCGCAGGGCAGTGTGGGCCGGTGGGGGTGCGAAAAGAAATGCATTGTGGGGTCGCGTCCCGGTGGCGGCGGCGACGGCCCTGGCTGGATCccgcagcggcggcggcggcggcggtggcagGCGGAGAACAACAAACCCCGGAGCCGGAGCCAGGGGAGGCTGGACGGGACGGGATGGGCGACAGCGGGCGGG ATTAACTCAACAGTGTCACTCCCTGGGGGTGGGTCTGGCCCCCCTGAAGATGTGAAGCCACCAGTCTTAGGGGTCCGGGGCCTGCACTGTCCACCCCCTCCAGGTGGCCCTGGGGCTGGCAAACGGCTATGTGCAATCTGCGGGGACAGAAGCTCAG GCAAACACTACGGGGTTTACAGCTGTGAGGGTTGCAAGGGCTTCTTCAAACGCACCATCCGCAAAGACCTTACATACTCTTGCCGGGACAACAAAGACTGCACAGTGGACAAGCGCCAGCGGAACCGCTGTCAGTACTGCCGCTATCAGAAGTGCCTGGCCACTGGCATGAAGAGGGAGG CGGTACAGGAGGAGCGTCAGCGGGGAAAGGACaaggatggggatggggagggggctgggggagccCCCGAGGAGATGCCTGTGGACAGgatcctggaggcagagcttgctgtggAACAGAAGAGTGACCAGGGCGTTGAGGGTCCTGGGGGAACCGGGGGTAGCGGCAGCAGC CCAAATGACCCTGTGACTAACATCTGTCAGGCAGCTGACAAACAGCTATTCACGCTTGTTGAGTGGGCGAAGAGGATCCCACACTTTTCCTCCTTGCCTCTGGATGATCAGGTCATATTGCTGCGGGCAG gctggaatgaactCCTCATTGCCTCCTTCTCACACCGATCCATTGATGTTCGAGATGGCATCCTCCTTGCCACAGGTCTTCACGTGCACCGCAACTCAGCCCATTCAGCAGGAGTAGGAGCCATCTTTGATCG GGTGCTGACAGAGCTAGTGTCCAAAATGCGTGACATGAGGATGGACAAGACAGAGCTTGGCTGCCTGAGGGCAATCATTCTGTTTAATCCAG ATGCCAAGGGCCTCTCCAACCCTAGTGAGGTGGAGGTCCTGCGGGAGAAAGTGTATGCATCACTGGAGACCTACTGCAAACAGAAGTACCCTGAGCAGCAGGGACG gtTTGCCAAGCTGCTGCTACGTCTTCCTGCCCTCCGGTCCATTGGCCTTAAGTGTCTAGAGCATCTGTTTTTCTTCAAGCTCATTGGTGACACCCCCATCGACACCTTCCTCATGGAGATGCTTGAGGCTCCCCATCAACTGGCCTGA
- the RXRB gene encoding retinoic acid receptor RXR-beta isoform 3 (isoform 3 is encoded by transcript variant 3) has product MRECGGGPGAGKRLCAICGDRSSGKHYGVYSCEGCKGFFKRTIRKDLTYSCRDNKDCTVDKRQRNRCQYCRYQKCLATGMKREAVQEERQRGKDKDGDGEGAGGAPEEMPVDRILEAELAVEQKSDQGVEGPGGTGGSGSSPNDPVTNICQAADKQLFTLVEWAKRIPHFSSLPLDDQVILLRAGWNELLIASFSHRSIDVRDGILLATGLHVHRNSAHSAGVGAIFDRSLSRVLTELVSKMRDMRMDKTELGCLRAIILFNPDAKGLSNPSEVEVLREKVYASLETYCKQKYPEQQGRFAKLLLRLPALRSIGLKCLEHLFFFKLIGDTPIDTFLMEMLEAPHQLA; this is encoded by the exons ATGCGCGAGTGTGGAG GTGGCCCTGGGGCTGGCAAACGGCTATGTGCAATCTGCGGGGACAGAAGCTCAG GCAAACACTACGGGGTTTACAGCTGTGAGGGTTGCAAGGGCTTCTTCAAACGCACCATCCGCAAAGACCTTACATACTCTTGCCGGGACAACAAAGACTGCACAGTGGACAAGCGCCAGCGGAACCGCTGTCAGTACTGCCGCTATCAGAAGTGCCTGGCCACTGGCATGAAGAGGGAGG CGGTACAGGAGGAGCGTCAGCGGGGAAAGGACaaggatggggatggggagggggctgggggagccCCCGAGGAGATGCCTGTGGACAGgatcctggaggcagagcttgctgtggAACAGAAGAGTGACCAGGGCGTTGAGGGTCCTGGGGGAACCGGGGGTAGCGGCAGCAGC CCAAATGACCCTGTGACTAACATCTGTCAGGCAGCTGACAAACAGCTATTCACGCTTGTTGAGTGGGCGAAGAGGATCCCACACTTTTCCTCCTTGCCTCTGGATGATCAGGTCATATTGCTGCGGGCAG gctggaatgaactCCTCATTGCCTCCTTCTCACACCGATCCATTGATGTTCGAGATGGCATCCTCCTTGCCACAGGTCTTCACGTGCACCGCAACTCAGCCCATTCAGCAGGAGTAGGAGCCATCTTTGATCG GTCCCTCTCCAGGGTGCTGACAGAGCTAGTGTCCAAAATGCGTGACATGAGGATGGACAAGACAGAGCTTGGCTGCCTGAGGGCAATCATTCTGTTTAATCCAG ATGCCAAGGGCCTCTCCAACCCTAGTGAGGTGGAGGTCCTGCGGGAGAAAGTGTATGCATCACTGGAGACCTACTGCAAACAGAAGTACCCTGAGCAGCAGGGACG gtTTGCCAAGCTGCTGCTACGTCTTCCTGCCCTCCGGTCCATTGGCCTTAAGTGTCTAGAGCATCTGTTTTTCTTCAAGCTCATTGGTGACACCCCCATCGACACCTTCCTCATGGAGATGCTTGAGGCTCCCCATCAACTGGCCTGA